In Mytilus galloprovincialis chromosome 1, xbMytGall1.hap1.1, whole genome shotgun sequence, the following are encoded in one genomic region:
- the LOC143078796 gene encoding microtubule-associated protein RP/EB family member 3-like codes for MTAINVRLTNNHNSHNLSRNDIIHWINSILNTNYNKIEELSTGAAYCQAVDILFPGKVPLQRVKIQTKLEHEFINNFKILQNAFNKTGTDKIIPVERLVKGRFQDNFEFVQWFKLYFDANCRGMKYSQPQDRPQSVIARRSKRSSRNSNKSSASSTSTYRVESGGRPSSELDVELEELRQQIMEVKMDKESLEKERDFYFDKLRQIEVLCQSEDYEDEPMSKHVMDVLCAYEDGFEPPVEEYEEY; via the exons atgaCGGCAATCAACGTACGATTAACTAACAATCATAATTCCCATAATCTGAGTAGAAATGACATCATTCATTGGATAAATAGTATCTTAAATACCAACTACAACAAGATTGAAGAGCTCAGTACAG GTGCTGCTTATTGTCAAGCTGTTGATATACTGTTTCCTG GTAAAGTACCACTTCAAAGAGTCAAAATACAGACCAAACTAGAGCATGaatttataaataacttcaaaatACTACAGAATGCCTTCAATAAAACTGGAACAGACAAG ATAATTCCAGTCGAGCGCTTGGTAAAGGGAAGGTTTCAAGATAATTTTGAATTTGTTCAATGGTTCAAATTGTACTTTGATGCAAACTGTAGAGGTATGAAATATAGCCAACCACAAGATAGGCCGCAGTCTGTCATTGCCAGACGATCAAAGAGATCAT CAAGAAACTCAAACAAGAGCTCAGCCTCATCGACATCCACATATCGAGTGGAATCTGGAGGTCGACCTAGTAGTGAATTAGATGTAGAACTTGAAGAACTTAGGCAGCAG ATTATGGAGGTTAAAATGGACAAGGAATCCTTAGAAAAAGAGCGAGACTTCTACTTCGACAAATTACGTCAAATTGAAGTATTATGCCAATCTGAAGACTATGAAGATGAGCCAATGTCCAAGCATGTAATGGACGTGCTATGTGCTTATGAG GATGGATTCGAACCACCAGTGGAGGAATATGAAGAATACTGA
- the LOC143078822 gene encoding uncharacterized protein LOC143078822: protein MEGRQLYLFLFTFLASVIQSTATCYYYTSSYYCYYSYNYGSHWSTARIIGSAIGGGISFVICIVVMVLLCRFCKRRPAYNGSTIVNNQSVSTVTTNASQQQGYSAPYYPQQPGYQPQYTYPTYPAGQPTYPAGQPTYPTGQPTQQPPMAGYSNIAYSPPSYEEASYQTKPNEQPTAPPPQ, encoded by the exons ATGGAAGGACGAcagttgtatttgtttttatttacttttcttgCTTCTG TGATCCAGAGCACGGCTACATGCTATTACTACACTTCTAGTTATTACTGCTATTATTCCTACAACTATGGCAGTCATTG GAGCACCGCACGAATAATTGGTTCAGCTATTGGAGGAGGAATCAGTTTCGTTATTTGTATTGTGGTAATGGTTTTGTTATGTAGATTCTGTAAAAGACGTCCAGCTTACAATGGATCAACAATTGTAAATAATCAATCAGTCTCTACAGTGACTACCAATGCAT cTCAACAACAAGGCTACAGTGCGCCATACTATCCACAACAGCCGGGATATCAGCCACAGTACACATATCCTACTTACCCAGCCGGTCAACCAACTTACCCAGCCGGTCAACCAACATACCCAACCGGCCAGCCAACACAGCAACCCCCTATGGCGGGTTATTCTAATATAGCATATAGTCCTCCATCGTACGAGGAAGCATCCTATCAAACTAAGCCAAATGAACAACCGACTGCACCACCGCCACAGTAA
- the LOC143078811 gene encoding uncharacterized protein LOC143078811 codes for MEGLQFCLFLFTFLASVIQCKALCYRYDTLGRYCVSYSRYYYYYYSTYWSSTRIIGSAAGGGISLIVCIVVIVCFCRYCNRRQAYAGSTIVNNQSVSTVTTSQQQQQQQQGFSAPYYPQQPGYQPQYTYPTYPAGQTTYPAGQPTYPTGQPTYPTSQPPQQTPMVGYSNTAFSPPSYEQAAYQTKPNEQPTAPMQ; via the exons ATGGAAGGCCTACAATTTTGTTTGTTCTTATTTACTTTTCTTGCTTCAG TGATACAGTGCAAAGCTTTGTGTTACCGTTACGATACTTTGGGACGTTACTGCGTTAGTTATAGTAGATACTACTACTATTACTATTCCACATACTG GAGCTCCACACGAATAATTGGTTCAGCGGCCGGAGGAGGGATCAGCCTAATAGTGTGTATTGTGGTCATAGTTTGCTTCTGTAGATACTGTAATAGACGTCAAGCTTATGCGGGGTCAACAATTGTAAATAATCAATCAGTGTCTACAGTGACTACAT cgcaacaacaacaacaacaacaacaaggCTTCAGTGCTCCATACTATCCACAACAGCCGGGATATCAGCCACAGTACACATATCCTACTTACCCAGCCGGTCAGACAACTTACCCAGCCGGTCAACCAACTTACCCAACCGGTCAGCCAACTTATCCAACCAGTCAGCCACCACAGCAAACCCCTATGGTGGGATATTCTAACACTGCTTTCAGTCCTCCATCGTACGAACAAGCAGCCTATCAAACTAAGCCAAATGAACAACCGACTGCACCCATGCAGTAA
- the LOC143078829 gene encoding uncharacterized protein LOC143078829, with product MEGLQFCLSLFTFLASVIQCKASCYYEYNCYSYYYYYYYSNYWSTARIIGSAVGGGISLIVCIVVMVLLCRFCNRRPAFMGSTFTTGQSMPTVTTIGTQQQGFSAPYYPQQPGYQPQYTYPTYPAGQPTYLAGQPTYPTGQPTEQPPMAGYSNTAYSPPSYEQAAYQTKPNEQPTAPMQ from the exons ATGGAAGGCCTAcaattttgtttatctttatttactTTTCTTGCTTCTG TAATACAGTGCAAAGCCTCTTGTTACTATGAATATAACTGCTACagctactactactactactattaTTCTAATTATTG GAGCACCGCACGAATAATTGGATCAGCAGTCGGGGGAGGAATCAGTCTCATAGTATGTATTGTGGTGATGGTTTTGTTATGCAGATTCTGTAATAGGCGTCCAGCTTTCATGGGGTCAACATTTACTACTGGTCAATCAATGCCTACAGTTACCACTATTGGAA CTCAACAACAAGGCTTCAGTGCGCCATACTATCCACAACAACCGGGATATCAGCCACAGTACACATATCCTACTTACCCAGCCGGTCAGCCAACTTATCTAGCCGGTCAGCCAACTTATCCAACCGGTCAGCCAACAGAACAACCCCCAATGGCGGGATATTCTAACACTGCATATAGTCCACCGTCGTACGAACAAGCAGCCTATCAAACTAAGCCAAATGAACAACCCACTGCACCCATGCAGTAA